The nucleotide sequence AGAAAGGTTGTGCGGTAACTTTTATAAGGGTAAAATCAAGTATGAACAGTACGGAGAAAGAAATGTCTACGACGGCAATCATGAGGGATCAGAGATTTCTGGAGCATGACCCAGGTTTTAACCATGTTGAGTCGCCCGATCGTCTTGAGGCAATCTACAGGGGGCTTGATCAGCGAATCACGGGAGAGGGTTTTGTCTTTCCGGAACTCGAGATGGCCTCCGAAGAGACGCTGGCCCTGATTCATACTCCGGATCATATTGCCAGAGTTGCGGCAACGGCTGGGCGGCCATTTGAGAGTCTTGACCCCGATACCGGCACCTCTGCGGGATCCTATGACGCCGCGAGGCTTGCCGCCGGGGCAGTTGTCCAGGGTTGCCGGATGCTTTCAGCGGGAGAAGCCGATGCTGTTTTTGCTCTGGTCAGACCGCCCGGTCACCATGCCGAAGCAGACCGGGCGAAGGGTTTTTGTCTTTTCAATAATGTGGCGGTCGGAGCCGCCAGCGCGATCCATGATCTTGGTCTGGAACGGGTGCTGATCATCGACTGGGACCTGCACCATGGAAACGGGACCCAGCATTCGTTCTATGATACAGATCAGGTCCTGTATTTTTCCACTCACATGTTTCCCTATTATCCGGGCACCGGGGCCCTGCAGGAAATCGGCTCGGGCAAGGGGCGCGGCTTCAATG is from Pseudomonadota bacterium and encodes:
- a CDS encoding histone deacetylase is translated as MSTTAIMRDQRFLEHDPGFNHVESPDRLEAIYRGLDQRITGEGFVFPELEMASEETLALIHTPDHIARVAATAGRPFESLDPDTGTSAGSYDAARLAAGAVVQGCRMLSAGEADAVFALVRPPGHHAEADRAKGFCLFNNVAVGAASAIHDLGLERVLIIDWDLHHGNGTQHSFYDTDQVLYFSTHMFPYYPGTGALQEIGSGKGRGFNVNVPLSGGQSDSSYAAIFNDVLTPIARQYKPEMILVSAGYDIYVEDPLGTMAVSDAGFGYMTRVVRTLADELCGGRLLLTLEGGYNLKGLRDGVLASLGELSGTEFLEGIRNRVDVLGGAHFGNGRLPDGALEILRREFSSFWDF